The following nucleotide sequence is from Gracilimonas sp..
ATCAGATGGTACTATTTATGCTATTCTATATCCTGCTCCAGCAATTAACAAAGAGCGGGGTGCCATCTCTGAATTGGCGAAATGCGAAACCACATCAACTTCTTTTTTGACGATAAATTTCAGTTAGCATGAGTTCAACTTTTTACCAACCGGATACAGTGACCTGTAACGGCGAAAAATTTAAAATCTTCATTACCAAAGACCAGATCGATGAGCGCCTGAATCAGCTGGGCAACCAGCTCGATAAACACTATGAGGGCAAAAAGCCTATTTTTATAGGGATTCTGAATGGGGCTTTTATTTTTCTGGCTGATATCATGCGCCATGTCAGCATCGACTGTGAGGTGGATTTCATGAAGCTTAGCAGCTATGGAGATCAGAAAGTATCTTCGGGACAGGTAACTGAGCTCAAGCATATTGATGCAAAGATTGAAGGCCGGCATGTGATCTTGGTGGAAGACATCGTCGATACCGGCCTCTCGATGAATTACATGGTAAAGCGGATTAAAGAAAACAATCCGGCTTCCGTAGCAGTATGTACACTGCTTCATAAAAAAGAAGCCACCCACCACGATGTACAACTCGACTATGTGGGTTTTGAGATCCCAAATGCTTTTGTTTTGGGCTATGGCCTTGATTATGCTCAGGAAGGACGAAATCTTTCTCAAATTTATGTTATTGACAAAGAGGACGATTAACATGTGATCAACAACAGGTTCGGTAGATTACATTGGCTTTGGGTTGGAAAAGGACATTATGATTAGAAAAGGGATTTTATTTTTTGCTCTGCTTTTTATTGCAGAGGCAGCTTTTGCTTTTCAGCCTTCATTGCTGCAAAGGCTGGATACGCTCACCTATCGCGAATGGAGCATTGAAGATGGCCTTCCAGTAAATACCGTTAACAGTATCACTCAGGATTCACTTGGCTACCTGTGGATTAGTACTTATGACGGACTCGTACGCTTCGACGGGCTGAACTTTAAGACTTTCGATTATTCCAATACCCCCGAGATGCCTCATAACCGGGCTACGCTCGTTCATAGGCAGAACGGTGTAGGTATGTGGTTTACCCTCGAATATGGCGGAGTTTTACTGTACCAGAACGGCAATTTCAAACACTATGGTACCAACAACGGGTTTACAAATTCTGATGTCACAAAAATATACGAGGTCGCCGATGGCCGGATGTTCTTTGTTACCCACCGGGGACTTTATGTATATGAAGGTGGAGCTTTTTCCCTCTTTTATAATTTTTCTTCTTTTCAGAACCAGGTCTCTCATTTTTTAGAGGATAATGACGGTTCTTTCTGGATATCCACTAATGATGGTTTGCTGCACCATACCGAGACTGGTTTTCATCAGTATGATATAAGTGACAATCGGGTTAATAACCAGATGAGAGTTGCGCACCGTAGTAAAGAGGGAGCGCTGCTGGTTGGCACGGTGAATGGGCTTTATGAGCTTAAAGATGGCAAACTAATTCTCCCTGAAAAGTATACTATCCTGAGAGGCAAAATTATACGGCATATTTTTGAGGGTGATGATTACTTGCTTTATTTCATGCCTGGTGAAGTATATATCGAAACCGATGGTAAAGTTAGCCGGGTAAGGAACAGAGAAATAGTGGAGGGAGAAACCTACACCGAATTTTATGAAGACAGTGACGGTAATGTCTGGATGCTGGGAAATGCCGGCTCCCTTGGGGTTTTTAAAAACGGCAGAATTGAGAAATTCAATGCACTTGATAAAATCAAGGATTATTACTTCAACAGCATGTTCGAAGACCGGGAAGGCAACCTTTGGTTTGCAACCAATACAAATGGACTAATCACAGTAAGCAAATCCAAGGTGCGGACACTAGGTTCGCCGGAAGGTTTATCAGGTGACAATATCCTGGCTTTGTTTAAGGACAGCCGGGACGCTTATTGGGTGGGAACCCGGGGGGCAGGCCTCAATAAAATTGAAGGTGACCAGATCGTTACTTACCAGACAACTACCAGCAATATTGCTTCTAATATCATTCATGCTATAGAAGAAGACGGAAATGGAAACATCTGGGTTGGCTACTATCAGGAAGGACTTGACCTGATCACTCAAAATGGTTTTAAAAATTACCGGCTTGGAACCAATGTTGAAGTGAATGACGTCCGCTCGATTTTCAACGACAGCAACAACCAGCTTTGGGTGGGTACTTATGGAGGCTTGGTGAAATTTGACCCGGTCAATGAAACCCATCAATTTTTTGGCATTGAGGAAGGCATGGCTGGTTACAAAATCCGCTATATCACGGAAGATAGTGACCATGCTCTTTGGATTGGAACACTGGATGGAGGCGTAAGCCGCTTCAAAAACGGTGATTTCAGAAACTACACCACGGAAAACGGACTTTCTTCAAACAACATCAGATCTGTGTATGTGGATGAAAAAGAAGCCGGAGTGATATGGGTTGGCACGGAGAATAACGGATTGAACCGGATCAAAAACGGTGAAGTCACATTCATTAACACCAGAGACGGGCTGCCCGATCATATCGTGCACTGGATTTCTCAGGATCAGGAAGGCTGGCTTTGGATCTCCTCCAACCGGGGCATCATTAAAATTGACAAGTCTGAACTCAACACCTACCTGGATGGCAACAGTGGCAATTTCACGCTGCTACATTATGGCCGGCAGGAAGGCATGCGCAACCCGGAGGCTAATGGCTCATTCCAGGAGGCGGGAATCAGAACCCATAATGGGGATTTTTGGTTTTCAACACAGGAAGGGGTTGCTATTTTTCAGTCCGAAATTACTACTACCAATAATATCCCTCCCACGGTTTTAATCAAGAACGTCCGGACAGGAAATCTTGAATACAACTCCTCCGAAATCACCATTGAAAAAGGCTATAAGGCATTTGATATCAGTTTCCATGCGCTCACTTTTGTGGCTCCCGAAAAAACCCGGTTCCGATACCGCCTTAAAGGATATGATGACGACTGGATCGAAGTTTTTGGGGAACGAACTGCTTCTTATGCAGATGTGCCTGCCGGTAATTATACCTTCGAAGTCATAGCTGCTAACAATGACGGGGTTTGGAGTAAAAACCCGGCTATAGCAGCCATCACGGTGCAGCCCTTTTTCTACGAACAGGCCTGGTTTTATTTCCTTTTAATCTTGCTGGTGGGTGGAGGCTATTATGGAGCGTCCAAAATCCGATATCAATATCTGATTCGGAAGCAACAAAAGATGGAGAAGATTATAGAGGAGCAGACTGCTCAGCTGCGTAAAGAGAAAAATGAAATTGAAGAGAAGAGTAAAATCATCCGTGAGCAGGCTCAGAAACTGGAAGAGAGCAATAAAACCAAGGATAAATTTTTCTCCTTAATTGCACACGACCTGCGCAATCCGTTTCAGGCTATTCTGGGATACAGCGAAATGATGATTACAGAAGTTGATGAATCAGATCCTGAGGAACTGAAAACCAGCCTGCAGCATATTCATGCATCATCAAAATCATTACTAACGCTGGTTGAACACTTGCTGAACTGGGCTTCATTACACACAGGCAAAATTAGTCCTGTTCCTGAGAAAGTAAACCTCAGAGAGCTCATCGAAAGAATGCACCAGCTGTTTGAGCACGTCGCCAATCAAAAGAATATAAGCTTGCAGAATAAAGCCAGCGAAGATGCGTACCTGCTGGCTGACCTGAATATGCTGGAGACGATTCTGCGAAACCTGATTTCAAATGCCATTAAGTTTACCCGTGAAGGTGGTACTATCTGTATGGCTTTGCGCCGGGACGAAGGCTTTTACTATATCGAAGTTGAAGATGACGGGATAGGAATGTCGGAAAAGTTGGTGAACGAACTATTACGCCTTGATTCAACTACGTCGAGAGCGGGCACCAGAGATGAACAAGGAACCGGACTTGGATTGTTAATTTGCAAGGAAATGATGAACCTGCACAATGGAGAAATCCTGATTGAATCTGAACAGGATAAGGGCACGAAGTTCACCTTAAAATTCCCAATCGAAGGCTTATCTGGCGACGATATCGAGGATAAAATAAAGCAGGCAGATTAAAGCTTTAACAGGGTTGCTATTAGTGTGTAAAGGTCGCTATATTTGTTGCCCTTCAAAAAACGGAGAGGTGGCTGAGTGGCTGAAAGCGCTCCCCTGCTAAGGGAGTATACCTCTAACGAGGTATCGAGGGTTCGAATCCCTCCCTCTCCGCATTTACATGCTTATTTGCTCTCCATTACAAATACTCCATTCCAGTCATTACCCGGAGATTTTTCTTTCATCAACTCGCACCGCTTTATAAATATTCCGGATGGATTTCTCTCATATTGCTCCAGTTCAACTGACTTTTTGAACCTGTCAATTGCTGTATCCCACTCTTGGTTAAAATAATGCTGCAGTCCTTCTTCATATAAACCAATACAATCGTGCAGTACCTGATCAGCATCGGCTCTCAAGCCCGCTATCTCATATACTTTAACCGGTTTTGTTCTTCCTTTGACCACAATATTATCGAGCAAGCGGAACAGGCAGTCATCTCCAAATTCTTCGGCTTCCGTTTTTGTGGATTCGGTAACCATGGTATACACCCCGTATTGCCTTGCTCCGCTTTCACAGCGAGCCGCAAGGTTTACGTTATCTCCCATCATGGTGTAGTTAAACCGCCGGGATGAACCCATATTACCCGTTACCATAACGCCTGTATTCATCCCTATTCGCTGGTGCATATTAGCCACCATTTCTGACCATCCCTCTTTTTGCCATTTTTTGCGTAATTCGGCCAGTTCTTTTTGCATCAGCTGAGAAGCTACACAAGCCTGGAACGCATGATCTTCCATAGGAACCGGAGATCCAAAAAAGGCTACAATGGCATCCCCTATATATTTATCCAGCGTGCCGCCGCGACTATTCAGGATATCCGTCATCGTACTTAGGTAATCATTAATCAGCGTTACAAGCTCCTTTGCTTCAAGCTGTTCAGAGAAAGTCGAAAAGGCAACCACATCACTGAAAAAAGCTGTCATATGAGTTTCTTCACCACCCAGTTGCGGTTCCTCACCCGAT
It contains:
- the hpt gene encoding hypoxanthine phosphoribosyltransferase; amino-acid sequence: MSSTFYQPDTVTCNGEKFKIFITKDQIDERLNQLGNQLDKHYEGKKPIFIGILNGAFIFLADIMRHVSIDCEVDFMKLSSYGDQKVSSGQVTELKHIDAKIEGRHVILVEDIVDTGLSMNYMVKRIKENNPASVAVCTLLHKKEATHHDVQLDYVGFEIPNAFVLGYGLDYAQEGRNLSQIYVIDKEDD
- a CDS encoding two-component regulator propeller domain-containing protein; translation: MIRKGILFFALLFIAEAAFAFQPSLLQRLDTLTYREWSIEDGLPVNTVNSITQDSLGYLWISTYDGLVRFDGLNFKTFDYSNTPEMPHNRATLVHRQNGVGMWFTLEYGGVLLYQNGNFKHYGTNNGFTNSDVTKIYEVADGRMFFVTHRGLYVYEGGAFSLFYNFSSFQNQVSHFLEDNDGSFWISTNDGLLHHTETGFHQYDISDNRVNNQMRVAHRSKEGALLVGTVNGLYELKDGKLILPEKYTILRGKIIRHIFEGDDYLLYFMPGEVYIETDGKVSRVRNREIVEGETYTEFYEDSDGNVWMLGNAGSLGVFKNGRIEKFNALDKIKDYYFNSMFEDREGNLWFATNTNGLITVSKSKVRTLGSPEGLSGDNILALFKDSRDAYWVGTRGAGLNKIEGDQIVTYQTTTSNIASNIIHAIEEDGNGNIWVGYYQEGLDLITQNGFKNYRLGTNVEVNDVRSIFNDSNNQLWVGTYGGLVKFDPVNETHQFFGIEEGMAGYKIRYITEDSDHALWIGTLDGGVSRFKNGDFRNYTTENGLSSNNIRSVYVDEKEAGVIWVGTENNGLNRIKNGEVTFINTRDGLPDHIVHWISQDQEGWLWISSNRGIIKIDKSELNTYLDGNSGNFTLLHYGRQEGMRNPEANGSFQEAGIRTHNGDFWFSTQEGVAIFQSEITTTNNIPPTVLIKNVRTGNLEYNSSEITIEKGYKAFDISFHALTFVAPEKTRFRYRLKGYDDDWIEVFGERTASYADVPAGNYTFEVIAANNDGVWSKNPAIAAITVQPFFYEQAWFYFLLILLVGGGYYGASKIRYQYLIRKQQKMEKIIEEQTAQLRKEKNEIEEKSKIIREQAQKLEESNKTKDKFFSLIAHDLRNPFQAILGYSEMMITEVDESDPEELKTSLQHIHASSKSLLTLVEHLLNWASLHTGKISPVPEKVNLRELIERMHQLFEHVANQKNISLQNKASEDAYLLADLNMLETILRNLISNAIKFTREGGTICMALRRDEGFYYIEVEDDGIGMSEKLVNELLRLDSTTSRAGTRDEQGTGLGLLICKEMMNLHNGEILIESEQDKGTKFTLKFPIEGLSGDDIEDKIKQAD